The Gillisia sp. Hel_I_86 genome has a segment encoding these proteins:
- a CDS encoding ABC transporter permease, translating to MLIYVRLLKESFNFAVSALRNNKLRTFLSLLGVTIGIFSIIAVLAAVDSLQREIKGNLSSLDNSTIIVMRFKFGPSDIPRWKREQFPDVSYDEYQYLEKSLPDVEAMDYALNVGREIIKFEEKTVSQVEIGAVTHNYYQIEALQLAQGRFFNEAESVSGTHVIILGHEIAQNLFGESDPLGKQIRMYGRRFTVIGVLKKEGAGLFGGSKDTAAFLPVNVIRRIYGDNNKAAFPQIIIKPEEGVDNAEFIAVLTQKLRNYRALKPDEVSNFFVNQLQGFADLIDNITGQLNLMGLVISGFSLLVGGFGIANIMFVSVKERTNLIGIQKSLGAKNRFILFQFLFEAVILAIIGGLIGLFLVWIVSLIASQFTGDFEFVLSPWNMFIGTMVSAIIGLISGIIPAIAASKLDPVEAIRTGI from the coding sequence ATGCTTATATATGTAAGGTTATTAAAAGAAAGTTTCAATTTTGCAGTAAGTGCATTAAGAAACAATAAATTACGAACCTTTCTTTCGTTATTAGGAGTAACCATTGGTATCTTCTCCATAATTGCAGTATTGGCTGCGGTAGATTCCTTGCAAAGAGAAATAAAAGGAAATTTAAGTTCCCTGGATAACAGCACCATAATTGTAATGCGCTTTAAATTTGGCCCCTCAGATATTCCAAGATGGAAAAGAGAACAATTTCCAGATGTTTCTTATGATGAATACCAATACTTGGAAAAAAGCCTTCCAGATGTAGAAGCTATGGATTATGCATTGAATGTTGGGAGGGAGATTATAAAATTTGAAGAAAAAACCGTCTCGCAAGTAGAAATTGGTGCGGTTACCCATAATTATTATCAAATTGAAGCGCTACAACTTGCCCAAGGAAGGTTTTTTAACGAGGCAGAATCTGTAAGTGGAACGCATGTAATTATTTTGGGTCATGAGATTGCGCAGAATCTATTTGGAGAAAGTGATCCTTTAGGGAAACAAATTAGAATGTATGGCCGACGGTTTACTGTAATAGGTGTACTTAAGAAAGAAGGAGCAGGATTGTTTGGGGGTTCTAAGGATACTGCGGCTTTCCTACCTGTAAATGTAATTAGACGCATTTATGGGGATAATAATAAAGCTGCTTTCCCTCAAATTATTATAAAACCCGAGGAAGGGGTGGACAATGCTGAATTTATCGCGGTGTTAACCCAAAAACTTCGTAATTATAGGGCTTTGAAGCCAGATGAGGTAAGTAACTTCTTTGTGAATCAGCTGCAAGGCTTTGCAGATCTTATAGATAATATTACGGGTCAACTAAATTTAATGGGGCTTGTTATAAGTGGATTCTCGCTATTGGTAGGAGGCTTCGGAATTGCAAACATCATGTTTGTAAGTGTAAAGGAAAGAACAAATTTAATAGGAATCCAAAAATCCTTGGGGGCCAAGAATAGGTTTATCTTGTTTCAGTTTTTGTTCGAAGCAGTTATTTTAGCGATAATTGGTGGGTTAATTGGATTATTTCTGGTTTGGATAGTCTCGCTCATAGCTTCCCAATTCACCGGGGACTTCGAATTTGTACTCTCTCCATGGAATATGTTCATAGGCACCATGGTATCTGCAATTATTGGATTGATTTCTGGGATAATACCTGCAATCGCAGCTTCCAAGCTGGATCCTGTGGAAGCGATTAGGACTGGGATATAG
- a CDS encoding GAF domain-containing protein: MPFKKLKPQVLSIIESKNLSIDHRLTAVCELLEKNIPYYDWVGFYFKNGNKNELKLRAFAGEPTDHIIIPFGKGICGQVAVTNKNFVVPDVKAQDNYIACSMYVKAEIVVPLFVNGENIGQIDIDSHTADPFSREDELFLEFINEEIAKILDSEF; the protein is encoded by the coding sequence ATGCCTTTTAAAAAATTAAAACCTCAGGTACTTTCCATTATAGAATCCAAAAATCTTTCTATAGATCATAGACTAACAGCAGTTTGTGAATTACTGGAGAAAAATATTCCCTACTACGATTGGGTAGGCTTCTATTTTAAAAATGGCAATAAGAACGAGCTCAAATTAAGAGCCTTTGCTGGAGAACCCACAGATCACATAATTATTCCATTCGGAAAAGGTATTTGTGGACAAGTAGCCGTTACAAACAAGAATTTTGTAGTGCCAGATGTAAAAGCACAGGACAACTATATTGCCTGCAGTATGTATGTGAAAGCTGAGATCGTTGTGCCTTTATTCGTAAATGGAGAAAATATTGGGCAAATAGATATAGATTCCCATACCGCAGATCCATTTTCCAGAGAAGACGAGTTGTTCTTGGAGTTTATCAACGAAGAAATCGCGAAAATTTTAGATTCAGAATTTTAA
- the xrtF gene encoding exosortase family protein XrtF, producing the protein MFQLFRKYRSVLQFILIFMGSYFIFSILYSWYLSVSENSNYYPDFFTHLVALQSEAVIEFFGYSSKIMIHPNEPSLKLYVNKVFLARIIEGCNSISIIILFTSFILSFFAKFKVTFLFIFAGAVLIYIANILRIVILAIGIYEYPQYTSFLHTIVFPLIIYGTVFILWVFWVRLFSKNIVDEKAV; encoded by the coding sequence TTGTTTCAATTATTTCGAAAATATAGATCGGTATTACAATTTATCCTTATTTTCATGGGGAGTTATTTTATATTCTCGATTTTATATAGTTGGTATCTCAGTGTTTCTGAAAACTCTAATTATTATCCCGATTTTTTCACTCATTTAGTGGCTTTGCAAAGCGAAGCAGTGATAGAATTCTTTGGATATTCTTCAAAAATAATGATACATCCAAATGAACCGTCCCTGAAATTATATGTTAACAAAGTATTTCTTGCCAGAATTATAGAAGGTTGTAATTCTATAAGTATCATCATTTTATTTACTTCTTTCATACTTTCTTTTTTTGCCAAGTTTAAAGTAACTTTTCTCTTTATTTTTGCTGGAGCGGTACTTATTTATATCGCAAATATTTTAAGAATTGTTATTTTGGCTATAGGTATTTACGAATATCCACAATATACATCGTTCTTGCACACGATTGTTTTTCCGCTTATAATTTATGGAACGGTTTTTATTTTGTGGGTTTTTTGGGTTCGGTTGTTTTCTAAAAATATAGTAGATGAAAAAGCGGTTTAA
- a CDS encoding exosortase F system-associated membrane protein: protein MKKRFKVLLISFFVILLALVRYFENELFYDPLIKFYEADYLRHTVPNFETGRLFFNVLLRYALNSTLSLGILYVTFFDKNIFEFSVYLFSIFFVTWFLAFVFLIFEIENQHFLALFYVRRFLIHPILVLVLMPAFYYYRRKNAHKFKS from the coding sequence ATGAAAAAGCGGTTTAAGGTTCTATTGATTTCGTTTTTCGTGATCCTGCTAGCGCTGGTGCGCTATTTTGAAAATGAACTATTTTACGACCCGTTAATTAAATTTTACGAAGCAGACTACCTTCGCCACACTGTTCCAAATTTTGAAACCGGCAGGTTGTTTTTTAATGTCCTTTTAAGGTACGCACTCAATTCCACCCTATCGTTGGGAATACTTTATGTTACTTTTTTCGATAAAAACATATTTGAATTTTCGGTATACCTGTTTTCGATCTTCTTTGTAACATGGTTTTTGGCCTTTGTGTTTTTGATTTTTGAAATAGAAAACCAGCACTTTTTAGCACTTTTCTATGTCCGTAGGTTTTTGATCCATCCCATTTTGGTGCTTGTTCTTATGCCGGCTTTCTATTATTATAGGCGCAAGAATGCCCATAAATTCAAAAGTTAA
- a CDS encoding HYC_CC_PP family protein — MKKGIQKFSSLVLALLVLVSTFSFTIDKHFCGGDLVAFSVFEHTDACGMAIQNPSSTDDCSTLSTNCCIDSQLVLDGQDDLKTAFQNSNASKQIFAASFIYTYLNLFEGLQENVIPFRNYSPPVLVLDIQLLDQTFLI; from the coding sequence ATGAAAAAGGGTATTCAAAAATTTTCTTCTTTGGTGCTAGCGCTTTTAGTGTTGGTGTCCACTTTTTCATTTACCATCGATAAACACTTTTGCGGGGGGGATTTAGTTGCCTTTTCCGTTTTTGAACATACAGATGCTTGTGGGATGGCTATTCAAAACCCATCCTCGACAGACGATTGTAGTACACTTTCCACCAATTGCTGCATCGACTCACAATTAGTGTTGGACGGTCAGGACGATTTAAAGACCGCATTCCAAAATTCGAATGCCAGCAAGCAAATTTTTGCTGCGTCATTCATTTACACTTACCTCAACCTTTTTGAAGGCTTGCAAGAAAATGTAATCCCTTTTCGTAATTACTCCCCTCCTGTATTGGTCTTGGATATTCAGCTTTTAGACCAGACTTTCCTTATTTGA
- a CDS encoding efflux RND transporter permease subunit, translating to MLNNIIRYFLENKLITFIILFTFIVGGIVTAPFNWDTSLIERNPVPVDAIPDIGENQQIVFTEWMGQSPQDIEDQITYPLTTALLGIPGVKTIRSNSIFGLSSIYIIFEEDVEFYWSRTRILEKLNSLPPGTVPDAVTPALGPDATALGQVYWYTLEGRDPKTGEPTGGWDPHELRTIQDFYVRYYLTASSGVAEVASIGGFLKEYQIEIDPDAMKANNADVKMIMNAVKNSNQDIGAQTLEINKAEYLVRGLGYIKTLEDLEESVVTVNNNVPIRIKDVAKVQFGPATRRGGLDKGGVEAVGGVVVARYGANPQAVIQNLKDKIEEVAPGLPSKTLADGTVSKVTIVPFYDRSGLIQETLGTLEAALSHEVLISILVVIVLVLNLRASILISTLLPVGVLMTFILMKYFNVEANIVALSGIAIAIGVMVDVGIVFTENIIRHLEMPENEGARGKRLVQVIYIATVEVASAIMTALATTIVSFLPVFAMQAQEGKLFRPLAFTKTFALVSSLLIGIIFIPAIAQVLFSVRFDKKRTSRIFNAILIGFGIVFLFAYGSLLALALIAIGINNLLTQSPRWSGFKGRVNLPYSETLANYINIAITILVVIYFLTIEWMPLGAINSVFANFIFIIVIIGVILGILMTIVHFYEPILAWCLVNKWKFLTLPILAVIFGVIIWMGFGKVFGFIPDVAKNNVAWESMEETFPGIGKEFMPALNEGSFLLMPTTMPHSSVSENTETIASVDRHLMTIPEVKSSVGKWGRVNSALDPAPISMYENTINYVPEYILDEDGHRERFKINDDGAFVLKDGSTYKYGKDEFRKITKEDLTLDEDGKNFRQWREKIRKPDDIWNEIVKHSKFPGLTSAPKLQPIQTRLIMLSTGMRAPMGIKVFGPNLEIIEKVGFELENILKEVPSINPPTVFADRVVGKPYLELKLNRQAMSRYGLTIQDMQMQLSTAIGGNKLTTTVEGRERFPVRVRYAREFRDNPEDMKKILIPTPTGVQVELGELASFEYVRGPQVIKSEDTFLTGYVIFDMKDGYAETNVVEDAQALIKEKMDNGEFHLPAGVTYRFTGNYENQIRASKRLMIVVPISLLVILLILYFQFKSMVPSLMVFSGIFVAFAGGFIMIWLYGQGWFLNFDVAGVHMRDLFQLHTVNLSVAVWVGFIALFGIATDDGVIMGTYLTQVFDEEKPKTIKEIRTSVLHAGSKRVRPAMMTAAVAVIALLPILTATGKGADIMVPMAIPSFGGMLLQVMTMFVVPVLYSMWKEGKLKRQLKKRNA from the coding sequence ATGCTCAATAATATTATCCGTTATTTTCTTGAAAACAAGTTGATAACCTTTATTATACTCTTTACTTTTATAGTGGGTGGAATAGTGACCGCCCCATTTAACTGGGACACCTCCCTTATTGAACGCAACCCGGTCCCGGTTGATGCGATCCCCGATATTGGTGAAAACCAGCAAATTGTTTTTACCGAATGGATGGGGCAATCACCCCAGGATATTGAGGATCAAATCACCTATCCGCTAACCACTGCTTTATTAGGGATTCCCGGGGTAAAAACCATACGAAGCAATTCCATATTCGGGCTATCCAGTATTTATATTATTTTTGAAGAAGATGTCGAATTCTATTGGAGCCGGACTCGTATCCTGGAAAAGTTAAATTCCTTACCTCCCGGAACCGTGCCTGATGCGGTAACTCCGGCCCTGGGGCCCGATGCAACGGCATTGGGGCAGGTGTATTGGTATACCCTGGAGGGCAGGGACCCCAAAACCGGGGAACCCACCGGCGGCTGGGACCCGCATGAGCTCAGGACCATCCAGGATTTTTATGTGCGTTATTATTTGACCGCTTCAAGTGGGGTCGCCGAGGTTGCCTCAATTGGAGGTTTCCTTAAAGAGTACCAGATTGAGATTGATCCGGATGCCATGAAGGCCAATAACGCAGATGTGAAAATGATCATGAATGCGGTAAAAAACAGCAACCAGGATATTGGTGCCCAAACTTTGGAAATTAACAAGGCGGAATATCTAGTAAGGGGCTTGGGATATATTAAGACTTTAGAAGATCTTGAAGAAAGTGTTGTTACCGTAAACAACAATGTCCCCATACGTATAAAAGATGTGGCCAAAGTACAATTTGGTCCCGCGACCCGAAGGGGAGGCCTCGATAAAGGCGGGGTAGAAGCTGTTGGAGGGGTAGTTGTTGCCCGGTATGGGGCCAACCCCCAGGCGGTGATCCAAAACCTGAAAGATAAAATTGAAGAAGTTGCCCCGGGCCTGCCTTCTAAGACCCTGGCCGATGGTACTGTTTCTAAGGTGACCATAGTTCCATTTTATGACCGTTCAGGATTGATCCAGGAAACACTGGGTACTTTAGAGGCAGCCCTTTCCCATGAAGTCTTAATTAGTATACTGGTAGTTATTGTGCTGGTGTTAAACCTCAGGGCTTCCATATTGATCTCTACCCTCTTGCCCGTAGGTGTGTTGATGACCTTTATATTGATGAAATATTTTAATGTAGAAGCCAACATTGTGGCCCTTTCGGGTATCGCCATTGCTATTGGAGTAATGGTTGATGTGGGGATCGTCTTTACCGAAAATATTATACGGCACCTGGAAATGCCGGAAAATGAGGGGGCGAGGGGCAAAAGGCTGGTACAGGTCATTTATATCGCCACGGTTGAAGTCGCTTCGGCCATTATGACGGCCCTGGCCACCACTATTGTGAGTTTCCTGCCTGTTTTTGCGATGCAGGCGCAAGAAGGAAAACTCTTCAGGCCCCTGGCTTTTACCAAAACATTCGCCTTGGTCTCTTCCCTTCTTATAGGTATTATTTTTATTCCGGCCATTGCACAGGTGCTGTTCTCTGTGAGGTTCGATAAAAAAAGGACCAGTAGGATATTCAATGCCATTTTAATTGGGTTTGGGATCGTGTTCCTTTTCGCTTACGGAAGCTTACTTGCACTGGCCTTGATTGCTATTGGGATCAATAACTTGCTTACCCAGAGCCCCCGTTGGAGCGGGTTTAAGGGCAGGGTAAATTTACCATATTCAGAAACCTTGGCCAACTACATCAATATAGCAATAACCATATTGGTGGTAATCTATTTTTTGACCATTGAATGGATGCCTTTGGGAGCTATCAACTCTGTATTTGCCAATTTTATATTTATTATTGTAATAATAGGTGTGATTTTGGGGATTTTAATGACGATAGTGCATTTTTATGAACCAATTCTGGCCTGGTGCTTGGTCAATAAATGGAAATTTTTAACATTGCCCATCTTGGCCGTTATTTTTGGGGTGATCATTTGGATGGGCTTTGGCAAAGTCTTTGGCTTTATTCCCGATGTCGCTAAAAACAATGTGGCCTGGGAAAGCATGGAAGAAACGTTTCCGGGAATAGGCAAGGAGTTTATGCCTGCGCTTAACGAAGGCTCCTTTTTGTTAATGCCCACCACTATGCCGCATTCCAGTGTTTCTGAAAACACCGAAACTATTGCAAGTGTAGATAGACATTTAATGACTATTCCCGAAGTAAAATCCTCTGTTGGGAAATGGGGACGTGTAAATTCGGCCCTGGATCCTGCACCGATATCAATGTATGAGAATACCATAAATTATGTTCCCGAATATATTTTAGATGAAGATGGGCACAGGGAAAGGTTTAAAATAAATGACGATGGGGCGTTTGTTTTAAAAGACGGTTCCACCTATAAATATGGCAAAGATGAATTCCGTAAAATAACCAAAGAAGACCTCACACTTGATGAGGACGGAAAAAACTTCAGGCAATGGAGGGAAAAGATCAGGAAACCCGACGATATTTGGAACGAAATTGTGAAGCACTCCAAATTCCCGGGGCTTACTTCGGCCCCCAAACTGCAACCCATTCAAACCCGTTTGATTATGTTGTCTACGGGAATGCGGGCCCCTATGGGGATAAAAGTTTTTGGCCCCAACCTGGAAATTATTGAAAAAGTAGGGTTTGAATTGGAAAATATTTTAAAAGAAGTCCCCAGCATAAACCCCCCAACGGTATTTGCCGACAGGGTAGTTGGAAAACCTTATTTAGAGCTCAAATTGAACCGGCAGGCGATGTCCCGTTATGGCCTGACTATCCAGGATATGCAAATGCAACTTTCAACAGCTATAGGTGGTAATAAATTAACAACAACTGTAGAAGGCAGGGAACGGTTTCCCGTGCGTGTCCGTTATGCCAGGGAATTCAGGGATAACCCCGAGGATATGAAAAAGATTTTGATCCCAACGCCCACAGGGGTACAGGTAGAGCTTGGGGAGTTGGCATCCTTTGAGTACGTTCGTGGCCCCCAGGTAATCAAAAGTGAGGATACCTTTTTAACAGGCTATGTGATTTTTGATATGAAGGATGGTTATGCCGAAACCAATGTAGTAGAAGACGCCCAGGCACTTATCAAGGAAAAAATGGATAACGGTGAGTTCCATTTGCCCGCTGGGGTTACCTACCGGTTTACCGGGAACTATGAAAACCAGATACGCGCTTCAAAACGCTTGATGATAGTGGTGCCTATCTCCCTGCTTGTGATCCTGTTGATCCTGTATTTTCAGTTTAAATCAATGGTTCCTTCATTGATGGTTTTTAGTGGGATATTTGTGGCCTTTGCCGGTGGGTTTATTATGATTTGGTTATACGGCCAAGGATGGTTCCTGAACTTTGATGTTGCAGGGGTCCATATGCGCGACCTGTTCCAACTGCATACCGTAAATTTGAGTGTGGCTGTATGGGTAGGTTTTATAGCCCTCTTTGGTATCGCTACCGATGATGGGGTGATTATGGGAACTTATTTGACCCAGGTTTTTGATGAGGAGAAACCCAAAACCATCAAAGAGATACGTACTTCGGTATTACATGCCGGTTCCAAGCGGGTAAGACCTGCCATGATGACCGCTGCGGTTGCTGTAATAGCGCTATTGCCAATATTGACCGCAACGGGAAAAGGGGCCGATATAATGGTGCCTATGGCAATCCCTTCTTTTGGGGGCATGCTTTTACAGGTAATGACCATGTTTGTGGTACCCGTTCTTTATAGTATGTGGAAAGAGGGGAAATTAAAGAGACAATTAAAAAAGAGGAATGCTTAA
- a CDS encoding TolC family protein translates to MLKNKEMIMNIRKIFFTGMFLMLGYSLFSQENLDTYLEVAAQNNPGLKAEFNEYMAAMEKVPQVGALPDPQFAFGYFIQPVETRLGPQEYKFGLSQSFPWFGLLDAKEDVATNLAKARFEQFQNTKSNIFYEVKTAYFNYYFIEKAIEITMDNMEILEVFKRLSLVKIEAGTASTVDELRVELELNDLENQLALFVDTRNTFRVNFNNLLNRERVAEIAVPDTLWQEELPFDKVAMLDEIYKSNHQIKSIEHKLDAFINQEVVARKEGMPKFNVGLDYTIIGKNPMSTVVDNGNDAFMFPSVGITIPIYRKKYKAMVKEAQYFQEAEVNRKEDIKNTLSTIFENIYKEYSDSDRRIDLNEEQADIAKRVLDILISSYSANARDFEEVLRIERQLLRYELEHQRALADKNAAIAFMYYLIGQ, encoded by the coding sequence ATGCTTAAAAATAAAGAGATGATAATGAACATTCGTAAAATATTTTTCACAGGCATGTTTTTGATGCTTGGTTATAGCCTCTTTAGCCAGGAAAATCTGGATACTTATTTAGAGGTTGCCGCCCAAAACAATCCCGGCTTAAAAGCGGAATTCAATGAGTACATGGCAGCGATGGAAAAAGTGCCCCAGGTGGGCGCTTTGCCTGATCCGCAATTCGCTTTCGGGTATTTTATACAACCTGTGGAAACAAGGCTTGGGCCGCAAGAATATAAATTCGGGCTATCCCAAAGTTTCCCATGGTTTGGGTTATTGGATGCTAAAGAAGATGTAGCAACAAACTTGGCAAAGGCACGTTTTGAACAATTTCAAAATACTAAATCCAATATTTTCTATGAAGTGAAAACCGCTTATTTCAATTATTATTTTATTGAAAAGGCTATTGAAATAACCATGGATAATATGGAAATACTGGAAGTGTTCAAAAGGCTGTCCTTGGTTAAGATCGAGGCGGGAACCGCATCTACTGTAGATGAATTGAGGGTAGAACTGGAGTTGAACGACCTTGAAAATCAATTAGCTTTATTTGTGGATACCAGAAACACCTTTCGGGTGAATTTCAATAATTTATTGAACAGGGAAAGGGTTGCAGAGATTGCAGTTCCCGATACGCTCTGGCAGGAGGAACTCCCTTTTGATAAGGTAGCGATGCTGGATGAAATTTATAAATCCAATCACCAGATAAAAAGTATCGAGCATAAACTGGATGCCTTTATAAATCAAGAAGTCGTGGCAAGGAAAGAAGGAATGCCAAAATTTAACGTTGGGCTGGACTATACCATTATCGGTAAAAATCCGATGTCAACAGTTGTCGATAATGGTAACGACGCTTTTATGTTCCCTTCAGTAGGTATTACAATACCCATATACCGTAAGAAATATAAGGCCATGGTTAAAGAGGCCCAATATTTTCAGGAAGCGGAAGTAAACAGAAAAGAAGATATAAAAAATACCTTGAGCACTATTTTTGAGAACATATATAAAGAATATAGTGATAGCGACAGGCGTATAGATTTAAACGAGGAACAGGCCGATATTGCCAAAAGGGTACTGGATATTTTAATCTCCTCCTATTCTGCCAATGCAAGGGACTTTGAGGAAGTATTAAGGATAGAACGCCAATTGTTGAGGTATGAACTGGAACATCAACGAGCCCTGGCCGATAAGAATGCCGCCATAGCATTTATGTATTATTTAATAGGACAATAA
- a CDS encoding efflux RND transporter periplasmic adaptor subunit gives MKKYKNYLIAAGILVIGIFLGLLFSGDKEEVVHKDGEHEYVQDEETGLWTCAMHPQIRMEEPGNCPICGMELIPLDESNNGDEEIASNEIVMSPQALQLANIQTSVVQKADASKEIRLLGRIKPDERKLFSQVSHIPGRIERLYVNFTGEKVYSGQKIARIYSPDLISAQKELLEAIRSREVYPQLYTASRNKLKLWKLSEAQLDAIEESGEVQEQIDILSDHSGYVMSKNVELGDYVKAGSNLFEIANLSTVWAMFEAYEADIPWINNGDVVDFTIQAIPGKKFQGKVTYVDPFVSSATRVAKVRVEVNNPAGKLLPEMYVNGIIQAQLDKDKVKDALVIPKSAVLWTGKRSVVYVQVPHEKTISFVYREITLGPDTGDFYMVAEGLEEGEVVVTNGVFRIDASAQLVGQKSMMNPDGGVAMTGHAGMDMGGGSPKTSAGKGDKATDHSKMEDNTDHTEMGKRISISKEFKNQLKLVFEEYLDLKDAFAGDDKGKAQKSAKGLLNTMSKVDMKLLKDHEAHNHWMLIQEEVTASAKSISEISEIGEQRKHFKHLSAHLIKAVKLFGVDQKVYEQFCPMADDNKGATWLSLSKDIKNPYLGEAMPTCGEVKSTIE, from the coding sequence ATGAAAAAATATAAAAATTATCTCATTGCAGCCGGTATTTTGGTTATCGGGATTTTCCTGGGCCTTTTATTCTCGGGAGATAAAGAAGAAGTTGTACATAAAGACGGGGAGCACGAATATGTGCAGGACGAGGAAACAGGACTTTGGACCTGCGCCATGCACCCCCAAATACGGATGGAAGAACCCGGAAATTGCCCAATTTGCGGCATGGAACTTATTCCTCTGGACGAATCTAACAATGGGGACGAGGAAATCGCTTCCAATGAAATTGTGATGTCGCCCCAGGCCCTTCAATTGGCAAATATCCAAACCTCTGTGGTGCAGAAGGCCGATGCCAGTAAGGAAATCCGTTTGCTGGGCAGGATAAAACCCGATGAGAGAAAACTGTTCTCCCAGGTTTCCCATATCCCGGGAAGGATTGAACGTCTATATGTTAACTTCACGGGGGAAAAAGTATATAGTGGGCAAAAAATAGCACGGATTTATTCACCAGACCTGATTTCGGCCCAAAAAGAACTTTTGGAGGCTATCAGGTCCAGGGAGGTGTACCCGCAACTCTATACTGCATCCCGAAACAAACTGAAATTGTGGAAACTGTCTGAGGCCCAACTCGATGCCATTGAAGAATCGGGGGAAGTACAGGAACAAATCGATATTTTATCAGACCATTCCGGATATGTGATGAGCAAGAACGTGGAACTGGGCGATTATGTTAAAGCCGGGAGCAATTTGTTTGAAATAGCAAATTTAAGTACCGTCTGGGCAATGTTTGAAGCCTATGAAGCCGATATCCCATGGATAAATAATGGGGATGTTGTAGACTTTACCATTCAGGCCATTCCCGGTAAAAAATTTCAGGGAAAAGTAACCTATGTAGATCCTTTTGTCTCCTCAGCTACCCGGGTAGCCAAAGTTAGGGTAGAAGTTAATAACCCCGCCGGGAAACTCTTGCCAGAGATGTATGTGAACGGGATCATTCAAGCTCAACTGGATAAGGATAAAGTCAAAGATGCCCTTGTAATTCCCAAATCTGCGGTGCTCTGGACTGGTAAAAGATCTGTGGTATATGTGCAGGTGCCCCATGAAAAGACCATTTCTTTTGTGTACAGGGAAATTACATTAGGCCCGGACACCGGGGATTTCTATATGGTGGCAGAAGGCTTGGAAGAAGGAGAGGTGGTGGTCACCAATGGGGTGTTCAGGATAGATGCTTCTGCCCAGTTAGTGGGACAAAAAAGTATGATGAACCCTGATGGTGGCGTTGCGATGACCGGCCATGCCGGAATGGATATGGGAGGGGGTTCCCCTAAAACAAGTGCTGGGAAAGGTGATAAAGCTACCGACCATTCAAAAATGGAAGATAACACCGACCATACCGAAATGGGAAAAAGGATTAGCATTTCAAAGGAATTCAAAAATCAATTAAAACTGGTATTTGAGGAGTATCTTGATTTAAAAGATGCCTTTGCCGGTGATGATAAGGGGAAAGCCCAAAAATCTGCCAAAGGTTTATTGAATACCATGTCCAAGGTTGATATGAAATTGTTGAAAGACCATGAAGCCCATAACCATTGGATGCTCATTCAGGAAGAAGTTACCGCATCGGCGAAATCCATTTCTGAAATTTCCGAAATAGGGGAGCAAAGAAAACACTTTAAACATTTATCTGCCCACTTGATAAAAGCAGTAAAGTTATTTGGGGTAGACCAAAAAGTATATGAGCAATTTTGTCCCATGGCCGATGATAATAAAGGGGCTACGTGGTTAAGCCTTTCAAAAGATATCAAAAACCCTTATTTGGGCGAGGCCATGCCTACCTGTGGGGAAGTTAAATCGACTATAGAATAA
- a CDS encoding DUF3347 domain-containing protein, with the protein MKKTMIMLCLAFVSLGSYAQHNHGSHEEGEETMGKEPMFKDKVMGTVYGHYLNLKEALVASSKEDAAKASAELQNSLGFVKNSKTVQLQAEKVTTAVSLEDQRKAFTKLSSEMATLIKDGALAMGEIYLEFCPMANENTGGYWLSNEKEIQNPYLGQNMLKCGSIKEKIN; encoded by the coding sequence ATGAAAAAAACAATGATAATGCTTTGCTTGGCTTTTGTAAGCCTTGGAAGCTATGCACAGCACAACCATGGCAGCCATGAAGAGGGGGAAGAAACTATGGGAAAGGAACCTATGTTCAAAGATAAGGTTATGGGCACGGTGTACGGCCATTACCTTAATTTGAAAGAAGCCTTGGTAGCTTCGAGTAAGGAGGATGCCGCAAAAGCCTCCGCCGAATTGCAAAACTCACTGGGTTTTGTGAAAAACAGCAAAACAGTACAGCTGCAAGCTGAAAAAGTAACCACTGCTGTTTCCCTAGAAGATCAACGTAAGGCCTTTACCAAATTGAGTAGCGAGATGGCCACATTGATAAAAGATGGAGCGCTTGCAATGGGTGAAATTTATTTGGAATTTTGTCCAATGGCCAATGAAAATACTGGAGGTTACTGGCTTTCCAATGAAAAAGAAATCCAAAATCCTTATCTGGGCCAAAACATGTTAAAATGTGGCAGTATAAAAGAAAAAATTAATTAA